In one window of Paracoccus saliphilus DNA:
- a CDS encoding DUF1217 domain-containing protein, with the protein MTPISVGLGGIAGWKVLQRMEGRQKEILARSPAIQRQTGHFRDRLEITGTAEELVGDYRMLSVALGAFGLHDDIGNKAFIKKVLESDLDDRKSLANRLSDKRYFRLAEAFGFHDRKTQTEHLNREQKQAPESDLADRISNAFLDREFERRVGLGDEFLRLALNAQREIGSFGSRDSSDKTLWYEVLGSPPLRKVFEAAFGYGVQFGKLPVDRQVTEVMKGAERLFGSSSFKTIAEPENTDKLIRNFLVRSEIATTASQNRFSAALALLS; encoded by the coding sequence ATGACACCGATATCAGTTGGACTTGGCGGAATTGCGGGATGGAAAGTCCTGCAGCGCATGGAAGGACGCCAAAAGGAAATCCTGGCCAGAAGTCCAGCCATACAGCGTCAGACCGGCCATTTCCGTGATCGCCTGGAAATCACAGGCACAGCCGAGGAACTTGTAGGTGACTATCGGATGTTAAGCGTCGCCTTGGGCGCCTTCGGTTTGCATGACGACATCGGCAACAAGGCATTTATTAAGAAGGTTTTGGAATCCGATCTGGATGATCGCAAGTCTCTTGCAAATCGCCTTTCCGACAAACGCTATTTCCGGCTTGCCGAAGCTTTTGGTTTCCATGACCGCAAGACGCAAACCGAACATCTGAACCGCGAGCAAAAACAGGCCCCTGAGTCGGATCTTGCTGATCGGATCTCCAATGCCTTTCTGGACAGGGAGTTCGAACGTCGCGTCGGGCTTGGCGATGAATTCTTGCGTCTCGCCTTGAACGCGCAGCGCGAGATAGGATCGTTTGGCTCTCGCGATTCGAGCGATAAGACCCTGTGGTACGAGGTTCTAGGCAGCCCTCCCCTGCGGAAGGTATTTGAAGCGGCCTTTGGTTATGGAGTCCAATTCGGCAAGCTACCCGTCGATCGTCAGGTGACGGAGGTGATGAAAGGAGCAGAACGGCTGTTTGGCAGCAGTTCCTTCAAAACCATTGCTGAACCCGAAAATACCGATAAGCTCATCCGGAACTTCCTGGTCAGGTCCGAGATAGCGACGACCGCAAGCCAAAACCGTTTCAGCGCCGCACTGGCTTTGTTGTCGTAA
- the flbT gene encoding flagellar biosynthesis repressor FlbT: protein MSGLILKLGPNERILINGAVIQNGDRRTKFSIKTPNAHVLRLKDAIHPDMANTPVSRTCYIAQLILSGDAEPNKGRHQLLVAIEQLSQVFEDTDSRNILSLATDHAIAGNAYQALRQLKKLLPREARLFAAGEQG from the coding sequence ATGAGCGGGCTTATTCTCAAACTTGGACCGAATGAACGTATTCTGATTAACGGTGCCGTTATCCAGAACGGTGATCGCCGGACAAAATTCTCGATCAAGACGCCGAATGCGCATGTGCTGCGCTTGAAGGATGCCATTCACCCTGACATGGCGAATACGCCGGTTTCTCGCACCTGCTATATCGCGCAGCTCATTCTCTCCGGCGACGCTGAACCCAATAAAGGCCGGCATCAACTTCTGGTTGCCATTGAACAACTAAGCCAGGTCTTCGAAGATACTGATAGCCGCAATATCCTGTCGCTGGCCACTGATCACGCGATTGCGGGAAATGCCTATCAGGCCTTGCGTCAACTAAAAAAGCTACTTCCCCGTGAGGCTCGCCTCTTCGCTGCGGGAGAACAAGGATGA
- the flaF gene encoding flagellar biosynthesis regulator FlaF, producing MNALAFNHQQGYGNSVVRSSRDSEYAVFSRVTRMLRQSIVSGDARARIEAVDKNNQLWTILAADLASEGNALPDELRANLLSLADFSLRHGHAVLARKATVDALIDVNMSIMKGLRGKVGQ from the coding sequence TTGAACGCTTTAGCATTTAACCACCAGCAGGGCTATGGAAATAGTGTGGTCCGCTCCTCTCGCGATAGCGAGTACGCTGTATTCTCGCGCGTAACCCGAATGCTGCGGCAATCCATCGTCAGCGGCGATGCCAGGGCCCGGATAGAGGCGGTGGATAAGAATAACCAACTATGGACGATACTTGCCGCTGATCTTGCATCTGAAGGCAACGCCTTGCCCGATGAATTGCGTGCCAATCTTTTGTCATTGGCGGATTTTTCGTTGCGTCACGGTCATGCCGTGCTGGCCCGTAAGGCCACAGTAGATGCGCTGATCGACGTCAACATGTCCATCATGAAGGGATTGAGGGGCAAGGTTGGTCAATGA
- a CDS encoding flagellin, producing the protein MTSILTNNGAIVALQTLKMTNKNLEMTQNEISTGKKVGSAKDSSSVWAISKIMESDESSFRAIQDSLNVAATTVGTALAGAEEIEKTLKEMKDLLSRAGSTGFDFVKTEEELAQKTTHITNIIASSQQSGVNLLKDTVDGTNKEFVVISALDRTSGTVATTASKITVSAIDFTTNLDVSGRTKLTANSTADNVATAIGELDAFIDTATKGAATLGAAAKRIESQSNFVGKLADSLQAGVGSLVDANLEEASARLQALQAQQQLGIQALSVANQAPQSVLSLFR; encoded by the coding sequence ATGACCAGCATTCTGACCAATAACGGTGCTATTGTCGCACTGCAAACCCTGAAGATGACCAACAAGAATCTGGAAATGACCCAGAATGAGATTTCGACCGGAAAAAAGGTTGGATCTGCAAAGGACAGCTCTTCTGTCTGGGCGATCTCGAAGATCATGGAATCGGATGAATCCTCGTTTCGCGCCATTCAGGACAGCCTGAATGTCGCTGCCACCACGGTGGGCACGGCGCTCGCCGGTGCGGAAGAAATCGAAAAAACCCTCAAGGAGATGAAGGATCTTCTGTCGCGGGCGGGTAGCACCGGCTTCGATTTTGTAAAGACCGAAGAGGAACTTGCTCAGAAAACGACGCACATCACGAACATTATCGCTAGCTCTCAGCAGAGCGGTGTGAATCTTCTGAAGGATACAGTTGACGGCACCAACAAAGAGTTCGTGGTTATCTCGGCCTTGGATCGTACTTCGGGGACCGTGGCGACAACGGCCTCGAAAATTACGGTATCCGCGATCGATTTCACGACTAATCTCGATGTTTCGGGTCGCACGAAACTCACGGCGAACTCTACAGCTGATAATGTTGCCACCGCAATCGGGGAACTTGACGCCTTCATCGATACCGCGACGAAAGGAGCTGCCACTCTTGGCGCGGCAGCGAAGCGGATCGAATCTCAGTCGAACTTTGTCGGCAAGCTGGCGGATTCGCTACAAGCCGGTGTAGGGTCGCTGGTCGATGCGAACCTCGAAGAAGCTTCGGCGCGCCTGCAGGCCCTTCAGGCCCAGCAGCAGCTTGGCATTCAGGCTCTTTCGGTCGCCAACCAGGCGCCGCAATCGGTCTTGTCCTTGTTCCGCTAA
- a CDS encoding exodeoxyribonuclease III, whose amino-acid sequence MFTLATWNINSVRLREGLVARLLREESPDVLCLQECKSPVEKIPLEAFRELGYEHIVARGQKGYNGVAILSRLPIEDAGDRDYAGLGHARHVAARMENGVVIHNMYIPAGGDIPDREQNEKFGQKLDFVAEMRDVFHADRPKRSIMVGDFNIAPREDDVWSHKQLLKVVSHTPIEVEHLLEAQAAGEWVDITRKDIPEGQLYSWWSYRARDWDAADKGRRLDHIWASGDIANAGHGSRVLRDVRGWEKPSDHAPVFASFDL is encoded by the coding sequence ATGTTCACACTCGCCACCTGGAACATCAATTCGGTCCGCCTGCGTGAGGGCCTTGTCGCAAGGCTGCTGCGCGAGGAAAGCCCCGATGTCCTTTGCCTGCAAGAGTGCAAATCCCCGGTCGAGAAAATCCCGTTGGAGGCATTCCGGGAACTGGGCTACGAACATATTGTCGCGCGCGGGCAAAAGGGTTACAACGGCGTCGCCATACTGTCGCGCCTGCCGATCGAGGATGCAGGTGATCGCGACTACGCGGGGCTCGGACATGCACGGCACGTTGCGGCCCGGATGGAGAATGGGGTGGTCATCCACAACATGTATATCCCGGCGGGTGGCGACATCCCCGACCGCGAGCAGAACGAGAAATTCGGGCAGAAGCTGGATTTCGTGGCCGAGATGCGGGACGTCTTTCACGCCGACCGGCCAAAGCGTTCGATCATGGTCGGCGATTTCAACATCGCCCCGCGCGAGGATGACGTCTGGTCGCACAAGCAGCTTCTCAAGGTCGTCAGCCACACGCCGATCGAGGTCGAGCATCTTCTGGAGGCGCAGGCCGCGGGCGAATGGGTCGATATCACCCGCAAGGACATTCCCGAAGGGCAGCTCTATTCCTGGTGGAGCTATCGTGCCCGGGACTGGGATGCCGCCGATAAGGGCCGACGGCTGGACCACATCTGGGCCAGCGGCGATATTGCCAATGCGGGGCATGGCAGCCGGGTGCTGCGGGATGTGCGGGGCTGGGAAAAGCCCAGTGACCACGCGCCGGTCTTCGCCAGTTTCGATCTGTAA
- a CDS encoding MFS transporter: protein MRDVIEAGEQIMQMTVDDALAQGGIGRFQWRLLAIFGLVWAADAMQVIAVGFAAPSVAATFGLDRVTALQIGTLFFLGMFVGAFGFGRLADRIGRRNVLLFTVAMDAVFGLASVFANDFTFLLALRFLTGIAVGGTLPVDYAMMAEFLPPRNRGRWLVWLEGFWAVGTIVIALTAWIAVTMGAPAAWRWIFAIAALPALIGFWLRLWVPESPMFLIRNKRQPEARRVINRVLTANGAETLGDDVQIVPAPVPASAERSIFAPALRSRTLGVLAVWFLVSLSYYGVFIWVPGQLATEGFGFVRGFGFLVVLALAQIPGYALAAWGVEAIGRRSTLMGFLLLSAVGCFLFTIADSTGLIAASLILMSFALLGTWGALYAFTPELYPTNLRGTGMGTASAMARLGGILAPSLLAVAFARGFGFAIGVFAVLLLLGAAALMLIKTETRDQAIG from the coding sequence ATGCGTGACGTTATCGAGGCCGGAGAGCAGATTATGCAAATGACCGTGGACGACGCTCTGGCGCAGGGCGGAATCGGGCGCTTTCAATGGCGGCTACTGGCGATCTTTGGGCTGGTCTGGGCGGCGGATGCGATGCAGGTGATCGCGGTCGGCTTTGCTGCACCAAGCGTCGCGGCCACGTTCGGGCTTGATCGGGTCACCGCGCTACAGATCGGCACATTGTTCTTCCTGGGCATGTTCGTCGGAGCATTCGGCTTTGGGCGGCTGGCCGACCGGATCGGACGGCGCAATGTCCTTCTGTTTACCGTGGCGATGGATGCGGTGTTCGGCCTCGCCTCGGTCTTCGCGAATGATTTCACCTTCCTGCTGGCACTGCGTTTTCTGACCGGCATCGCGGTCGGCGGCACATTGCCCGTCGACTACGCCATGATGGCCGAGTTCCTGCCGCCCAGAAACCGTGGCCGTTGGCTGGTCTGGCTGGAGGGCTTCTGGGCGGTCGGCACCATAGTGATCGCATTGACGGCATGGATCGCTGTCACGATGGGGGCGCCCGCGGCATGGCGCTGGATATTCGCCATCGCGGCGCTACCGGCGCTGATCGGGTTCTGGTTACGCCTGTGGGTGCCTGAATCTCCGATGTTTCTGATCCGAAACAAGCGTCAGCCAGAAGCACGGCGGGTGATCAACCGTGTCTTGACGGCCAATGGCGCAGAGACGCTTGGTGACGATGTTCAGATCGTTCCGGCACCGGTTCCGGCCTCGGCGGAGCGCTCGATCTTCGCGCCTGCCTTGCGCAGCCGTACCCTTGGCGTACTGGCGGTCTGGTTCCTTGTCTCGCTATCCTATTACGGCGTTTTCATCTGGGTGCCGGGGCAGTTGGCAACCGAAGGCTTCGGCTTCGTACGGGGCTTTGGCTTTCTGGTGGTCCTCGCCCTTGCGCAGATCCCCGGCTACGCGCTGGCCGCCTGGGGAGTCGAGGCAATCGGCCGCCGCAGCACATTGATGGGTTTCCTGCTGCTCAGCGCGGTGGGGTGCTTTCTGTTCACCATCGCGGATTCGACCGGACTGATCGCCGCCTCGCTGATCCTGATGAGCTTTGCGTTGCTGGGAACATGGGGCGCGCTTTACGCCTTCACGCCAGAACTCTACCCGACCAATCTGCGCGGCACCGGCATGGGAACCGCGAGCGCCATGGCGAGGTTGGGGGGTATCCTTGCGCCAAGCCTGCTGGCCGTAGCCTTTGCCCGCGGCTTCGGCTTTGCCATCGGGGTATTCGCCGTCCTGCTGCTTCTGGGCGCTGCGGCGCTGATGCTGATCAAGACGGAAACTCGGGATCAGGCCATCGGGTAG
- a CDS encoding rhomboid family intramembrane serine protease translates to MTQARPSLPYWMIALILVCCVIEAGLWLAPMLGYGGARVAVNLAGGFWSPLLWRGGGLYSGQPVLMFLTYGLLHGGLAHLAMNMFSLAAVGRELARFLRPLPMFVVYLVSQIAAGLLFALMSPSPGPMVGASGAIFGIAGALIGQAIKWRRGRGMSMRPIWRAVLIIGGLNIALTLLVPQIAWQAHLGGIIAGFAMGLLLPLKRDRFGLGAFR, encoded by the coding sequence ATGACTCAGGCTCGACCCAGCCTTCCTTACTGGATGATCGCGCTCATCCTTGTCTGTTGCGTGATCGAGGCGGGCCTCTGGCTCGCCCCGATGCTGGGATATGGCGGGGCGCGGGTCGCGGTGAACCTCGCAGGGGGATTCTGGTCGCCGCTGCTCTGGCGCGGTGGCGGGCTTTATTCCGGCCAGCCGGTGCTGATGTTCCTGACATATGGCCTGCTGCATGGCGGTCTGGCCCATCTGGCCATGAACATGTTCTCGCTTGCCGCTGTAGGGCGAGAGCTGGCACGTTTCCTGCGGCCCTTGCCAATGTTTGTCGTCTACCTCGTTTCGCAAATCGCCGCAGGCCTGCTTTTCGCCCTGATGTCCCCGTCGCCGGGTCCGATGGTCGGCGCGTCGGGGGCGATCTTCGGCATTGCCGGCGCGCTGATCGGGCAGGCCATCAAGTGGCGGCGCGGCCGCGGCATGTCGATGCGACCGATCTGGCGGGCCGTGCTGATCATCGGCGGGCTGAATATCGCCCTGACCCTGCTGGTTCCGCAAATCGCCTGGCAGGCCCATCTGGGCGGAATTATCGCCGGATTCGCGATGGGACTGCTTTTGCCACTCAAACGTGATCGTTTTGGGCTGGGCGCGTTTCGCTAG
- a CDS encoding Trm112 family protein: MTDTPTPQFDRHMLEALVCPVTHAALHYDAERQELVSKTAGLAFPIHAGIPVMLIDEARQIKAD, from the coding sequence ATGACTGACACCCCCACCCCTCAATTCGACCGCCATATGCTGGAGGCGCTGGTCTGTCCGGTCACCCATGCGGCGCTGCATTACGATGCCGAGCGGCAGGAACTGGTGTCGAAAACCGCCGGCCTCGCCTTTCCGATTCATGCGGGTATCCCGGTCATGCTGATCGATGAGGCTCGGCAGATCAAGGCGGACTGA
- a CDS encoding LON peptidase substrate-binding domain-containing protein yields MGFRFDLPSRIALFPLSEVVMLPRAKLPLHIFEPRYLQLLDDALKTDHRLIGMIQPDGNGLAAIGSAGRVIAFSESEDGRMMISLRAVSRFRLTGVEDGFTPYQQGQVDWAGFERDLEGPETDSELDRSALLDKLRRYAEALQLSADLESAGKATDEILINAFSMMLPFSSGEKQALLEVRTLTERRVLLEGLIDYALHGGENEEPMQ; encoded by the coding sequence ATGGGCTTTCGCTTTGATCTGCCCTCGCGGATCGCGCTGTTTCCGCTGTCCGAGGTGGTGATGCTGCCTCGCGCCAAGCTGCCTTTGCATATTTTCGAACCGCGTTATCTGCAGTTGCTGGATGACGCGCTCAAGACCGATCACCGCCTGATCGGCATGATCCAGCCGGACGGAAACGGGCTTGCCGCCATTGGCAGCGCTGGACGTGTCATCGCCTTCTCGGAAAGCGAGGATGGCCGGATGATGATCTCGCTTCGCGCAGTGTCGCGCTTTCGTCTGACGGGGGTAGAGGACGGCTTCACCCCTTATCAACAGGGTCAGGTGGACTGGGCGGGCTTCGAAAGGGATCTCGAGGGGCCCGAAACGGATTCCGAGCTTGACCGTTCCGCATTGCTGGACAAGTTGCGCCGCTATGCCGAAGCATTACAGCTTTCGGCCGACCTGGAATCCGCAGGCAAGGCTACCGACGAAATCCTGATCAACGCATTTTCAATGATGCTCCCCTTTTCATCCGGTGAAAAGCAGGCCTTACTGGAGGTCCGAACCCTGACCGAACGCCGTGTGCTGTTGGAAGGGCTGATCGACTATGCGCTGCATGGCGGCGAAAACGAAGAACCTATGCAATGA
- a CDS encoding thioredoxin family protein: MTMLFDGAQDVPQTGDFIRDVTEADFMAEVVEKSMEVPVVVDFWAPWCGPCKTLGPQLEAEVARHKGRVRMAKVNIDENQMIASQLRVQSVPTVYAFFQGRPVDAFQGAVPQSQIKQFVDKLAELGGDDGGLTEALAAAETMLEEGAASDAIETFAAIIGEEAENAEAWGGLIRSHLAAGDAAAAASTLQQVPASIAEAAPIEAARAQLQLAQQAESAGPLGDLQAKVEANPDDQQARLEYAQALHAAGEVEEAVEILLDSFRRDRDWNDGAAKAQLLTIFDSLKPNDPIGQKGRRRLSSLIFA; this comes from the coding sequence ATGACGATGCTTTTCGATGGTGCGCAGGACGTGCCGCAGACTGGCGATTTCATCCGTGACGTGACCGAAGCCGATTTCATGGCCGAGGTGGTCGAGAAATCCATGGAGGTCCCGGTCGTCGTGGATTTCTGGGCACCGTGGTGCGGTCCATGCAAGACATTGGGGCCTCAGCTCGAGGCCGAGGTGGCGCGGCATAAGGGGCGCGTCCGGATGGCCAAGGTCAATATCGACGAGAACCAGATGATCGCGTCGCAGTTGCGGGTGCAATCCGTTCCAACGGTCTATGCCTTCTTTCAGGGTCGCCCGGTGGATGCCTTTCAGGGTGCAGTTCCACAAAGCCAGATCAAGCAATTCGTTGACAAGCTTGCCGAGCTTGGCGGCGATGATGGCGGGCTGACCGAAGCTTTGGCAGCCGCCGAAACCATGCTCGAGGAAGGTGCCGCTTCCGACGCGATCGAAACCTTCGCCGCCATCATCGGCGAAGAGGCCGAGAATGCCGAGGCATGGGGAGGCTTGATCCGTTCTCATCTGGCGGCAGGCGATGCCGCCGCTGCCGCCTCGACCCTGCAACAGGTTCCGGCCTCGATTGCAGAGGCCGCGCCTATCGAGGCCGCACGGGCGCAACTGCAACTGGCTCAGCAGGCCGAGAGTGCGGGTCCATTGGGCGATCTGCAGGCCAAGGTCGAAGCGAATCCCGACGATCAACAGGCGCGCCTTGAATATGCGCAGGCGCTTCATGCCGCTGGAGAGGTCGAAGAGGCGGTCGAGATCCTGCTGGACAGTTTCCGTCGTGATCGCGACTGGAATGATGGCGCTGCTAAGGCTCAGCTTCTGACGATTTTCGACAGTCTCAAGCCGAATGATCCGATCGGCCAGAAAGGCCGCCGGAGGCTGTCCTCGCTGATCTTTGCGTGA
- a CDS encoding PqiC family protein: MRRISSRQIPAMLFLGVVLVLSACSNPEKTGRFLIDPPSVQAQLPNRLGTAELKDVSLPDYAADQEVMWQTEDGAVRSNPDSLWANSPKRGFTLALAREISDVSGATVIGEPWPLAEPPQRVLEVRVEKALAQADGIYRLSGRYFVSDEGSGGTNHARSFDISVPMASNQPSAIAQAMSQAISQLAQQIAALGGPGRTIATQTPADPFALDPIF; this comes from the coding sequence ATGAGACGCATTTCCTCTCGCCAAATTCCCGCCATGCTGTTTCTGGGCGTTGTGCTGGTCCTGTCGGCCTGCTCGAATCCAGAAAAAACAGGCCGGTTCTTGATCGACCCGCCCTCTGTGCAGGCGCAGTTGCCGAACCGGCTAGGAACGGCGGAACTCAAAGACGTATCGCTGCCCGACTATGCCGCCGATCAAGAGGTGATGTGGCAAACCGAAGATGGCGCGGTCCGGTCCAACCCGGACAGTCTGTGGGCGAACAGCCCCAAGCGTGGTTTCACCTTGGCGCTTGCACGCGAGATATCCGATGTCTCGGGCGCAACGGTGATCGGAGAGCCCTGGCCGCTGGCCGAGCCTCCTCAACGCGTGCTGGAGGTCAGGGTAGAGAAGGCGCTGGCGCAGGCGGATGGAATTTATCGGCTGAGCGGACGCTATTTCGTCTCGGACGAAGGCAGCGGGGGCACTAATCACGCCCGCAGCTTCGACATTTCCGTCCCGATGGCCAGCAACCAACCTTCTGCCATCGCCCAGGCGATGTCGCAGGCGATAAGTCAGCTTGCGCAACAGATCGCAGCACTTGGCGGACCAGGGCGGACAATCGCCACCCAGACCCCCGCCGATCCATTCGCGCTGGATCCGATCTTCTGA
- a CDS encoding MlaD family protein, with the protein MSETQPPLKPASPVRKTAVRAAQAGVNVIWLVPILALVVTLGVAWNSYSNRGTLIEVEFADATGITPGETALRFREITVGQVESVKFTSDLSRVSVELRVDPDVAKYIDDEASFWIVRPQVTAQGVTRLDTVLSGAFIEGYWDSKVSRRQTEFVGLDRPPLVRSDAKGSWIILSMDSADGLSEGAPVLYRGVQVGRMDNIRLSETDDRVIANAFIEAPHDKRLSSATVFWDTSGFSLSLGTRGVSFNVNSLSSLLQGGVAFDTLVSGGKPVETGQVFTVQPDEDTARSNLFVEDESKQLHLNVLVDNSVGGLAKGSDVEFLGLKVGTVTDLAVYVEEPGEEGLEPVTLQQVTIAVSPSRMGLPTDATPEDALAFLQDSVRSGLRARVASTGFFGSALMIELVNVPTAPAAEIDTDAEPYPIIPAVEGDISDFTETAEGFMSRIGELPIEEVLKSATDMMNSVTALTSSQDTRAIPESLRKTVDEAQTTLTDIREMVQELRDAGAVDNAGTALASASAITDKLNTAADRLPTILESLEKASNSVQDVDFASIGAQLDATLQDLRDVIGTPEAEALPAKISTLVDTLDSAATQIDTLAGEIQQSGAGANMGKMIDEATAAFESVQVAAEDVPAMVDDIEEVAAKANEIDFAAIGTQVEGILTDLRAMLGSEDAEALPRNLSDTLEAAAGLLNDLRDGNAAGSLNNALDSASVAADEIAEAVQDLPDLITRLQTTAARADAVLAAYGNRSAFNSEAVNMLRELRRATESFGSLARMIERNPRAFILGR; encoded by the coding sequence ATGAGCGAAACCCAACCGCCGTTGAAACCGGCAAGCCCGGTCCGTAAGACTGCCGTCAGGGCGGCGCAAGCCGGAGTCAATGTGATCTGGCTGGTGCCCATTCTGGCGCTGGTCGTGACACTCGGCGTGGCATGGAATTCCTATTCCAATCGCGGGACCTTGATCGAGGTGGAATTTGCTGATGCGACCGGCATCACGCCAGGTGAAACGGCACTGCGCTTTCGCGAGATCACGGTCGGGCAGGTCGAGTCGGTGAAATTCACATCCGATCTTTCCAGGGTCAGTGTCGAATTGCGTGTCGATCCCGATGTCGCGAAATACATTGATGACGAAGCCAGTTTCTGGATCGTGCGCCCGCAGGTCACGGCACAAGGGGTCACCCGGCTGGATACTGTGCTGAGCGGCGCGTTCATCGAAGGCTATTGGGATTCCAAGGTCAGCAGAAGGCAGACCGAATTTGTCGGCCTGGACCGCCCTCCACTTGTCCGGAGCGATGCCAAGGGCAGTTGGATCATATTGTCGATGGATAGTGCCGACGGTCTGAGCGAAGGTGCCCCTGTATTGTATCGCGGCGTGCAGGTTGGCAGGATGGATAATATTCGTCTGTCCGAAACGGACGACAGGGTAATCGCCAATGCCTTTATCGAGGCGCCGCATGACAAGCGCCTGTCCAGCGCGACCGTATTCTGGGATACATCCGGCTTCTCCCTGTCACTCGGAACGCGAGGGGTTTCGTTTAACGTGAACTCCCTCTCATCGCTCTTGCAGGGCGGTGTCGCTTTCGACACGCTCGTCAGCGGCGGAAAGCCGGTCGAAACGGGTCAAGTCTTCACGGTTCAGCCGGATGAAGATACCGCCCGAAGCAATCTGTTTGTCGAAGACGAATCCAAGCAACTGCATCTGAATGTTCTGGTCGACAATTCCGTAGGTGGATTGGCCAAGGGTTCGGATGTTGAGTTTCTGGGCTTGAAGGTCGGCACGGTCACGGATCTCGCCGTCTATGTGGAGGAGCCGGGCGAGGAAGGGCTTGAACCCGTCACGCTGCAGCAAGTCACGATCGCGGTTTCTCCGAGCCGCATGGGGCTGCCGACAGATGCCACGCCAGAAGATGCGCTGGCATTCCTTCAGGATTCGGTTAGATCTGGGCTACGGGCGCGAGTTGCCAGCACTGGTTTCTTCGGCAGCGCGTTGATGATCGAACTGGTCAATGTTCCAACCGCTCCCGCTGCGGAAATCGATACGGACGCTGAGCCTTATCCAATCATCCCGGCGGTCGAGGGTGACATCTCGGATTTCACGGAAACGGCCGAAGGCTTCATGAGCCGCATCGGGGAACTCCCGATCGAGGAGGTGCTGAAATCCGCGACCGACATGATGAACAGTGTCACCGCCTTGACCAGCTCGCAAGACACGCGGGCGATACCGGAAAGCCTGCGCAAAACCGTCGACGAGGCCCAGACGACACTGACCGATATTCGGGAAATGGTTCAGGAGCTTCGCGATGCGGGCGCGGTTGACAATGCAGGTACGGCGCTCGCCTCGGCCAGTGCGATTACCGATAAGCTGAACACGGCTGCGGACCGCCTGCCGACGATCCTGGAATCGCTGGAAAAAGCGTCGAACTCCGTGCAGGACGTGGATTTCGCTTCGATCGGTGCGCAGCTCGATGCGACCTTGCAGGATCTGCGTGACGTGATCGGAACTCCAGAGGCCGAGGCGCTGCCTGCCAAGATCAGCACCTTGGTGGATACCTTGGACAGTGCCGCGACTCAGATCGATACGCTCGCAGGCGAGATCCAGCAGTCCGGGGCAGGCGCGAACATGGGCAAGATGATCGACGAGGCGACAGCTGCCTTTGAATCGGTCCAGGTAGCGGCCGAGGATGTCCCCGCCATGGTCGATGATATCGAGGAAGTTGCCGCCAAGGCGAATGAGATCGATTTTGCCGCGATAGGGACACAGGTAGAGGGGATACTGACCGATCTGCGTGCCATGCTGGGCAGCGAGGATGCCGAGGCGTTGCCACGCAACCTGTCTGATACGCTGGAGGCTGCGGCGGGCCTGCTGAACGATCTGCGTGACGGAAATGCGGCTGGCAGTCTGAACAACGCGCTGGATTCTGCCAGCGTTGCGGCTGACGAGATTGCAGAAGCGGTGCAGGACCTGCCCGACTTGATCACGCGGCTACAGACAACGGCAGCGCGGGCCGATGCGGTGCTGGCTGCCTATGGCAACCGCTCGGCTTTCAACAGCGAGGCTGTAAACATGTTGCGCGAACTGCGCCGTGCGACGGAATCCTTCGGATCTCTGGCAAGGATGATCGAACGTAATCCGCGCGCCTTTATCTTGGGACGATGA